Genomic segment of Citrus sinensis cultivar Valencia sweet orange chromosome 7, DVS_A1.0, whole genome shotgun sequence:
CCAACAAGGTTGATCATGATAATTGAGGGGAAACAACGCAGCAACCCTTTTTTTGTTTCCGAATTGGCACGtcgtttaaataaaattcataaaataaagaaacattggttcagaaaatttattgtgtttatattacattaaCCATTGGCCGTCATAGTATATGCAGAGTAATTAATCAAACCCCATTGAAAGCCAAAGTTGGTAACCGGCTAGCTAGAGCGccataataaaatacaatagtATAGCTAGTTAAATCATCTTAAAACCGACATGAATGTTTAATTAGCCAAATAATGGCATTAGACTAATGTAGTAACatgataatatcaaataataattgtcaTCATAGAGAGTGGTTTGCAAACAAACTTTCGCTAATCTTGATTGTGACACCCTATATATAATAAACGAAAATAGCCCCCCTTTAATTGCCAATTGCCATAAGTTATAGTAGTAATTTTCTCAGCAATTTCATAATAATTCATCAGTCTGctagaagaaaacaaatatttttcctGCTTCTCGAATTGAAAAAACACCTATCTCgtagtttttagtttttccTCACTGAATTTCTCTGTTTGTCAAAAACAATACTGTAAAACTCCCAAGATCTTATACTTTCCATTTCTTAAATACAACATTTCTTTCTGATTtgcagaaaaaaattaattcagaaCAACATATGACAATATGACTTCATATCATACAGTGCAAGAAAACTGAACCCTTTGTAGAAGATAAAATGCTTCCTCTGTTAGCGTGAAACAGCCGACGAAACACATAGTTCAACTTCATTGTTgacttcataaaaaattaatgttaggGACCTTCAGAAATTTCGGCATTTGAGTAGTAACTTGAATGGCAATTACAAACAAGCCGCCGCATTATGTTAAACATTTGAATTagtaacaaaatttaagaaaaatttaagaaaattattatatgtcATGTTATTAACATAGACCCTTAGTTCGGAGCCTCATATTGGAGAACagttatgttattttattttattatattatatttgaagttaagatataataaacattgaaatacttaaatatttaGGAATGCTTTTCAAAAgtgataaaagaaatatacgTTACACACTCATAATTAAGCACTTCCAAAAACACACCCTAATTAATAATGACATCATATTATAATGTATCCCAAATCCGTTCATCAAATGACGATTTAAGAGCACTCTCAAACACACCATAATAAGATTATATTTTTCCAATCCATACAGTTTTTGATGTATATTTTCAAACTTCTCATGATCAGACACATGGGTACAAATCATATTTTCTAAGCTCTGAAATCCCCAGATCATGATATCAAATGTCGGAATTATTTATAACTATTGTGAGAGGTCTGGAGGTAAGCTAATCCAGCCAATCATACTGTTATGACTTTGACTGTCGAGGAAGAAATATTCAAGCTGCAAAAGTAAAGAACACATAAGAATGCTAGGATTGATTATAGGGAGCAGTTTCAGAGACAAATTGAAAGTGAAGCTGCATTAAATTCCACGTCACTACCTGGATGAGGGGGTTCGTTGCTCCTGCTAGCATTGTTGGATTGCAAAGGATTAGGCATCGCATTCTGAGACCTGGACTCCATTGAAAGCATCTTCAGAGATATTTTCCGCAGATAATCCGACTGAAATTTGAGACCAGTACAAAATGATTAATCATAGTACTCCATGTTGCCAAAATGatcaaagaatataaaacAGAAAACATGACCTAATTGTCGTGcaatgaatataaataaattaaaataataaaatatggttTGAACAGATAATAAAAATGCTGGAGGCTATTAGGTGAAAATCTTCTTTCCAACAATAGCCACTATATGATGGCAACGacaaaaatgaatatatatatatatatttcagttcctttcttttttttttctttcttcagtTTCACAGGTTAGAAGATTTGCAACTTTTTCCTCTTCCAACTTCATTCTTCTCtcccttttttaaaaaaaataaaaaaaatttcaacaacgGCATCATCCGCTTTATCGTCACCACAAATTAATGACCATCAAGAGCCAATATCATTTGATACTTATTTACCCCATTTCCCTCCTCTTTTTTCCACTCTCCCTCTTTGGAGACTTTTCTTTCCCAATTTCCCAAGTACATGGCTACTTTGCACCACATATACATGTCTGTGCTTCCATGTGCACGGTTCACACATAGATTTACACAAATAAATATCAGGAATctttaaaaggaaaagaaacaCATAGGAACAGCCCTGCATTGAAGCACATATATAAGAAAAGAGTATTTACAtacaagtcaaacaaaaaaagcCTCAAACTGGAATTACCTGACTTGTGGCAGAAGTATATATCTTTTCTTCAAATCGCCCGGCCATGTTCTTGAGTTCATTTAATCCCTCTGGGCTAGAAAATGGAAGATGTCTCTTCAATGTATCCATTCTATTAAAAAACACTATGTTAATGAGTCACTATGCACATTGTTCAGTTTCTCAGAGAACACTCAATCAGTATACAATATGAAGTATTTGAATTCTCAGGCCAAGATCATAATTTGACGAAAATACAAAGTACATAATATCTATATGTAAAGGAAGCACAGTACTCTCTGGCAATTACCCTTCTTATCTGAAAGAATCAGGGAACTTTGTTACATTTAACTCTTGAGCAGGAAAGAGTAGAAACAGACAATTATTTCAGCAAGTCTTCTTTGGAAATCAAGGGGCCATTCAGCCTTGACAGCTATAGTCCATGAACTGATAGCTGGAAGACcaatataattaatgatacAGTTCCGTTCATTTCGGTATGCAGACAGCCAACACCAAAATATCTAATTTTGTGTGCCAACTATTGTACAATTTTCTGGGCAATAGGCTTTAAAGGGAACCAATTCAAGCAAGGCCAGAATCAGACAAAAGGAATTGCAAT
This window contains:
- the LOC102615750 gene encoding mediator of RNA polymerase II transcription subunit 15a-like isoform X2, with product MCKSLKLVKELNQLIPILQSNAEMGISRGNPLSTQNVMTSRQKGVAGLDPSDWRNQLSQESRRRIVNKIMDTLKRHLPFSSPEGLNELKNMAGRFEEKIYTSATSQSDYLRKISLKMLSMESRSQNAMPNPLQSNNASRSNEPPHPA
- the LOC102615750 gene encoding mediator of RNA polymerase II transcription subunit 15a-like isoform X4, which gives rise to MCKSLKLVKELNQLIPILQSNAEMGISRGNPLSTQNVMTSRQKGVAGLDPSDWRNQLSQESRRRIVNKIMDTLKRHLPFSSPEGLNELKNMAGRFEEKIYTSATSQSDYLRKISLKMLSMESRSQNAMPNPLQSNNASRSNEPPHPA